In Sorghum bicolor cultivar BTx623 chromosome 10, Sorghum_bicolor_NCBIv3, whole genome shotgun sequence, one genomic interval encodes:
- the LOC8068388 gene encoding arginine decarboxylase 1, translated as MPALAVDATTPVAHAIASCDAAARFPAPPVVGPAAAAAADPVPWSADLSAALYNVDGWGAPYFFVNDDGDVAVRPHGPATLPGQEIDLAKVVAKAAGPREGGGLGLPLPLLVRFPDVLRHRVETLNAAFGYAVRSTGYGSRYQGVYPVKCNQDRYVVEDIVEFGAPFGFGLEAGSKPELLLAMSCLAARGNPDALLICNGYKDDGYVSLALMARSMGLNTVIVLEQEEELDIVVEASRRLGVRPVVGMRAKLRTKHAGHFGSTSGEKGKFGLNAAQILSVVTKLKAIAMLDCLQLLHFHIGSQIPTTALLSDGVGEAAQIYCELARLGADMRVIDVGGGLGIDYDGTHSAQTDMSVAYSLEEYATAVVAAVGRVCDRKVVQHPIICSESGRALVSHHSVLVFEAFSATAPGRLDAATAYLLDELTDDCRGDYRNVMAAAVRGDYDTCALYADQLKRRSAEQFKEGVLGLEHLAAVDAFCELVARGMGAPEPPRTYHINLSVFTSLPDMWAIGQQFPIIPIQRLQERPAVDGVLSDLTCDSDGKVSEFIGGRHSLPLHELPTHATRGYYLGMFLGGAYQEALGGLHNLFGGPSVVRVSQCDGPHCFAVTRAAAGPSCADVLRAMQHEPEVMYEVLKQRTDGATAAALARAFGAMPYLVFDPEAAVLSSGESSGMSSDSEGSAAGAAEEEDDEEWEFMRGLTV; from the coding sequence ATGCCTGCGCTCGCCGTCGACGCCACAACACCCGTGGCGCACGCCATCGCATCATGCGACGCGGCGGCTCGCTTCCCTGCCCCGCCCGTGGTGGGCCCCGCCGCTGCCGCAGCCGCTGACCCCGTCCCGTGGTCGGCCGACCTCTCCGCGGCGCTCTACAACGTGGACGGCTGGGGCGCGCCCTACTTCTTCGtcaacgacgacggcgacgtcgCCGTGCGCCCGCACGGCCCCGCGACGCTCCCGGGCCAGGAGATCGACCTGGCCAAGGTCGTGGCCAAGGCCGCGGGACCGCGCGAGGGCGGTGGGCTCGGCCTGCCGCTGCCCTTGCTCGTGCGCTTCCCCGACGTCCTGCGCCACCGCGTCGAGACCCTCAACGCCGCCTTCGGCTACGCCGTCCGCTCCACCGGCTACGGCTCCAGGTACCAGGGCGTGTACCCGGTCAAGTGCAACCAGGACAGGTACGTCGTCGAGGACATTGTCGAGTTCGGCGCGCCCTTTGGGTTCGGCCTCGAGGCTGGCTCCAAGCCCGAGTTGCTGCTCGCCATGAGCTGCCTCGCCGCGCGCGGCAACCCGGACGCTCTGCTCATCTGCAACGGCTACAAGGACGACGGCTACGTCTCGCTCGCGCTCATGGCACGCTCCATGGGCCTCAACACCGTCATCGTGctcgagcaggaggaggagctcGACATTGTCGTCGAAGCCAGCCGCCGCCTCGGCGTGCGCCCCGTCGTCGGCATGCGCGCCAAGCTGCGCACCAAGCACGCCGGCCACTTCGGCTCCACGTccggggagaagggcaagttcGGCCTCAACGCCGCGCAGATACTGTCCGTGGTCACCAAGCTCAAGGCCATTGCTATGCTCGACTGCCTCCAGCTGCTGCACTTCCACATTGGCTCCCAGATCCCGACCACCGCCCTGCTCTCCGACGGCGTCGGCGAGGCCGCGCAGATCTACTGCGAGCTCGCCAGGCTCGGCGCCGACATGCGcgtcatcgacgtcggcggcggcctcGGCATTGACTACGACGGAACCCACTCGGCGCAGACCGACATGTCGGTGGCGTACAGCCTGGAGGAGTACGCGACGGCCGTGGTGGCCGCCGTCGGCCGCGTCTGTGACCGCAAGGTGGTGCAGCACCCCATCATCTGCAGCGAGAGCGGCCGCGCGCTGGTGTCCCACCACTCGGTCCTGGTGTTCGAGGCCTTCTCGGCTACGGCGCCAGGTCGCCTGGACGCGGCCACGGCCTACCTCCTCGACGAGCTCACCGACGACTGCCGCGGCGACTACCGCAACGTCATGGCCGCCGCCGTGCGCGGTGACTACGACACCTGCGCCCTGTACGCCGACCAGCTGAAGCGGCGCTCCGCCGAGCAGTTCAAGGAGGGAGTTCTTGGCCTGGAGCACCTTGCCGCGGTGGACGCCTTCTGCGAGCTCGTCGCCCGCGGCATGGGCGCGCCCGAGCCGCCGCGCACCTACCACATCAACCTGTCCGTGTTCACCTCCCTGCCGGACATGTGGGCCATCGGGCAGCAGTTCCCCATCATCCCGATCCAGCGCCTGCAGGAGCGCCCCGCCGTCGACGGTGTCCTCTCGGACCTCACCTGCGACAGCGACGGCAAGGTCAGCGAGTTCATCGGCGGGAGGCACAGCCTGCCGCTGCACGAGCTCCCCACCCACGCCACCCGCGGCTACTACCTGGGCATGTTCCTCGGTGGCGCCTACCAGGAGGCCCTCGGCGGGCTGCACAACCTCTTCGGCGGGCCCAGCGTGGTGCGCGTGTCGCAGTGCGACGGCCCCCACTGCTTCGCCGTGACGCGCGCTGCCGCGGGCCCGTCCTGCGCCGACGTGCTCCGCGCGATGCAGCACGAGCCCGAGGTGATGTACgaggtgctgaagcagaggaccGACGGCGCCACGGCCGCCGCCCTCGCCAGAGCCTTCGGCGCAATGCCGTACCTGGTGTTCGACCCGGAGGCCGCGGTGTTGTCCAGCGGCGAGAGTAGCGGCATGAGCAGCGACTCGGAAGGGtcagccgccggcgccgccgaggAGGAAGACGATGAGGAGTGGGAGTTCATGCGCGGCCTCACCGTCTGA
- the LOC8068389 gene encoding uncharacterized protein LOC8068389, whose product MSSSTSVRDDDAPDLVCQIDCVHGMVDALSCVRWKRHQDAVMELSEHGIVLSVEESGCLQGKVFLKRELFVEYDYGGDGRQRFGLSLGLFVDCLNIFSSPGHASAVEIRYPGPDMQLLLKSVGSPDACLYAEIRTRIPDTVSWDYHFEHDGNTPVTFTAKSAVLKETTDDLEWPGSSIQIRMQPDPPTVILKGEGHGDLQIEFPYYANTDLLIAFQCDHEVSYRYKYKFLRATTSNIPSTVMKENRRTKVSIGRGGMLKIQHLVSLARPGMPYFRNIGGGTEQTSRIAHIEFFVKPEEDDNDA is encoded by the exons atgagctcctcgacgtccGTCCGCGATGATGACGCGCCGGACCTCGTCTGCCAGATCGACTGCGTCCACGGCATGGTCGACGCGCTCTCCTGCGTCCGCTGGAAGCGCCACCAG GACGCAGTTATGGAGCTGTCGGAGCACGGGATCGTGCTCTCCGTTGAGGAGAGCGGGTGCCTCCAGGGCAAGGTCTTCCTCAAGCGCGAG CTGTTCGTTGAGTACGACTATGGTGGGGACGGGAGGCAGCGGTTCGGCCTCAGCTTGGGTCTCTTTGTCGACTGCCTCAACATCTTCTCCTCGCCAGGCCACGCGTCTGCTGTCGAGATCCGTTACCCTGGCCCCGACATGCAGCTTCTCCTCAA GTCTGTGGGCTCTCCAGATGCATGTCTGTATGCAGAAATCAGAACCAGAATTCCAGATACAGTCTCTTGGGATTACCATTTTGAGCATGATGGGAATACTCCAGTCACTTTTACCGCCAAG TCCGCCGTCCTGAAAGAAACAACCGATGACCTTGAATGGCCAGGTTCCAGCATTCAGATTCGAATGCAGCCAGATCCTCCAACAGTTATATTGAAAGGTGAAGGTCATGGTGACTTGCAG ATTGAGTTCCCCTATTATGCAAATACCGACCTTCTAATCGCGTTCCAATGTGATCATGAAGTGTCATACAG GTATAAATACAAGTTTCTTCGAGCAACTACCTCAAACATCCCCAGTACTGTCATGAAGGAGAATCGCAGGACTAAGGTCTCAATTGGGAGGGGAGGGATGCTCAAAATCCAGCACCTGGTTTCACTTGCCAGGCCAGGTATGCCATACTTCCGTAATATTGGTGGAGGAACTGAGCAGACAAGCCGAATCGCCCATATAGAATTCTTCGTGAAGCCAGAAGAAGATGATAATGATGCCTAG